In the Desulfobacterales bacterium genome, one interval contains:
- a CDS encoding UbiA family prenyltransferase, with product MNRKFCSYLELVRLPGVFTAHADIVAGFLMAGAGWSDLPVLALLMLSTSFFFFAGMALNDFFDYRVDAIERPDRPIPSGQVPLQVALITGIACLGCGLLFAYAARRTSFLIAVLLASAIVAYDGGVKKIPWVAPANMGFCRYLNLLLGFSVLPLNGTSLAIPLLTGVYIFGVTVLSGSESSGKNPLAVIVSSLSIASVFAIYKILFAMGVLPNPAGLYSMLTVILVLSTAVLRLLIRQTPKDYQQTMKWLLVSLIVLDGILVTGVRPFHEALVVWLLIAPGLYVSRKFYMT from the coding sequence ATGAATAGAAAGTTCTGCAGCTACCTTGAGCTGGTCCGGTTGCCGGGGGTGTTTACGGCCCATGCCGATATTGTCGCAGGCTTTCTGATGGCGGGGGCGGGTTGGTCAGATTTACCGGTTCTCGCGCTTCTCATGTTAAGCACCTCGTTTTTCTTTTTCGCGGGTATGGCGCTGAATGATTTTTTTGATTATCGCGTCGATGCCATTGAAAGACCGGATCGGCCCATCCCCTCGGGCCAGGTTCCCCTGCAAGTGGCCCTGATAACGGGAATCGCATGCTTGGGCTGCGGCCTTTTGTTTGCCTATGCCGCGCGGCGGACAAGTTTTTTGATTGCCGTTCTGCTGGCATCGGCCATTGTTGCGTATGACGGCGGGGTAAAAAAAATTCCTTGGGTAGCGCCGGCAAACATGGGCTTTTGCCGGTACCTCAATCTCCTGTTGGGATTCAGCGTACTGCCCTTGAATGGCACGTCCCTGGCGATCCCCCTGTTAACCGGTGTTTATATTTTCGGCGTCACGGTGCTGAGCGGCAGCGAATCAAGCGGAAAAAATCCCCTGGCGGTCATTGTGTCATCCCTTAGCATCGCAAGTGTCTTTGCCATTTATAAGATTCTGTTCGCTATGGGCGTACTTCCCAATCCGGCCGGACTTTATTCGATGCTGACGGTGATCCTTGTCCTTTCTACTGCGGTTCTGCGGCTGTTGATTCGGCAGACACCGAAAGATTATCAGCAAACCATGAAATGGCTGCTCGTTTCCCTGATTGTTCTGGACGGCATTCTCGTCACCGGGGTTCGGCCGTTTCACGAGGCGCTGGTGGTCTGGCTATTGATCGCACCAGGGCTCTATGTTTCAAGAAAATTCTATATGACGTGA
- a CDS encoding sugar phosphate isomerase/epimerase family protein yields the protein MNFAFSSNAFKKHSLSETIRFISNAGYSGIEIMCDRPHLWPEDVSLDELKSIRALLYENGLAVSNISAFMMCAIQDFLHPSWIEPDKSYRALRVAHTLKCIDIAAALGARTISTEPGGPLDGMDRAIATEIFMEGLSRAVSYAEEKGIRVLIEPEPNLLIETSDQFLAFANAFGKDRIGLNLDIGHAYCVGENPVEKVLALKEFIGHFHIEDIPASREHRHMMFGEGGIDIKQVLKAIEQIDYRGFVTVELYTYQDCAPQIARKSRQYLKDVCGYE from the coding sequence ATGAATTTCGCCTTTAGTTCCAATGCGTTTAAAAAACACAGCTTATCGGAAACGATTCGCTTTATTTCCAATGCGGGCTATTCGGGAATCGAGATCATGTGCGACCGGCCACACCTGTGGCCGGAAGATGTCTCGCTGGACGAGCTGAAATCGATTCGGGCGCTTTTGTATGAAAACGGGCTGGCCGTGTCCAACATCAGCGCCTTTATGATGTGCGCAATTCAGGATTTTCTGCACCCGTCCTGGATCGAACCGGACAAATCCTACCGGGCGCTTCGGGTGGCTCATACCTTAAAATGCATCGATATTGCGGCTGCATTGGGCGCCCGGACCATCTCCACCGAGCCGGGCGGCCCGCTGGACGGCATGGATCGAGCCATCGCCACGGAAATTTTCATGGAGGGCCTTTCCCGCGCCGTCTCGTATGCGGAAGAAAAAGGCATTCGGGTGCTGATCGAGCCTGAACCGAACCTGCTGATCGAGACCTCGGACCAGTTTCTCGCGTTTGCGAACGCTTTCGGAAAAGACCGCATCGGCCTTAATCTTGATATCGGCCATGCGTATTGTGTCGGAGAAAATCCGGTCGAAAAGGTGCTCGCGTTGAAAGAATTCATCGGGCATTTTCATATCGAGGACATTCCTGCAAGCCGCGAGCACCGGCATATGATGTTCGGCGAAGGTGGTATCGACATCAAGCAGGTGCTGAAAGCCATCGAGCAAATTGACTATAGGGGGTTCGTAACGGTGGAACTTTACACCTACCAGGACTGCGCGCCGCAAATCGCCCGGAAATCCCGGCAGTATCTTAAAGACGTTTGCGGATATGAATAG
- a CDS encoding inositol-3-phosphate synthase, producing the protein MKKKIGVLIIGARGHLSTTLMVGTLAIKKRLCQPTGMVTALDAFSHLNLTPPEDLVFGGWDIRGNIAPGIIHQILSDIGPIARRDLDYIENALDLISANIFAGTTLNSGQAISDLADPNITAPSESIRETIGRLKRDISNFQQRHGLEHIAVVNLSSTEPLLSVDSSTITLARLTEIIENNEFEAIRAGTLYAYAAIDAGCSYVNFTPSASAMVPGLIELAENRKVPIMGNDGKTGETLVKSVLAPMFAYRNLSVMSWQGYNMLGNMDGRVLSNPSNKSCKVTSKDKVLSKILGYKPHSQVAIDFVPSLGDRKTAWDFIHFEGFLNTKMSLQFTWQGCDSALAAPLVLDLIRLGIFAKENHETGLMKHLASFFKSPEGVEQYDMHKQFQMLIEYAASHRASEQKPNIIPLKKVN; encoded by the coding sequence TTGAAAAAAAAAATTGGCGTTTTGATTATCGGAGCCCGTGGCCACTTGTCTACCACATTGATGGTTGGTACCCTTGCCATCAAAAAGAGGTTGTGCCAGCCGACCGGCATGGTCACGGCGTTGGATGCGTTCTCACATCTTAACCTGACACCGCCGGAAGATCTCGTTTTCGGAGGGTGGGATATCCGAGGCAACATAGCACCCGGAATCATCCACCAAATTCTGTCCGATATCGGCCCGATCGCCCGACGGGATCTTGATTACATCGAAAATGCGTTGGATTTGATTTCCGCCAATATCTTCGCCGGCACAACCTTGAACAGCGGCCAGGCAATCTCCGACCTGGCGGATCCCAACATTACAGCACCATCGGAAAGCATCAGAGAAACCATCGGACGCCTGAAACGTGATATCTCAAATTTTCAGCAACGGCACGGACTTGAACACATTGCAGTTGTTAACCTATCCTCCACCGAGCCGCTTTTGTCGGTTGACAGCAGCACCATCACGCTTGCCCGCTTAACGGAGATTATCGAAAACAATGAATTTGAGGCTATTCGGGCAGGAACGCTCTATGCCTATGCCGCCATCGATGCCGGGTGTAGTTATGTCAATTTCACCCCTTCGGCCAGCGCAATGGTACCAGGCTTAATTGAGCTGGCCGAAAACCGAAAGGTTCCGATAATGGGCAATGACGGTAAGACCGGAGAAACCCTTGTCAAATCCGTTCTTGCTCCCATGTTTGCCTACCGGAACCTCTCAGTAATGAGCTGGCAGGGATACAACATGCTCGGAAACATGGATGGACGGGTGTTGTCCAACCCCTCAAACAAGTCCTGCAAGGTAACCAGCAAGGACAAGGTGTTGTCAAAAATTCTCGGCTATAAACCTCATTCTCAAGTCGCTATCGATTTTGTCCCGTCCTTGGGCGACCGTAAAACGGCATGGGATTTCATTCACTTTGAAGGTTTTTTAAATACAAAAATGAGCCTTCAGTTCACTTGGCAGGGATGCGATTCCGCACTGGCGGCCCCATTGGTGCTCGATCTGATCCGGCTCGGCATTTTTGCAAAAGAAAATCATGAGACCGGACTGATGAAACATCTGGCCAGCTTTTTCAAATCGCCGGAAGGGGTTGAGCAATACGATATGCACAAACAATTCCAGATGCTGATTGAATATGCCGCGTCTCACCGGGCATCAGAGCAAAAACCCAATATAATTCCCTTAAAAAAGGTGAACTGA
- a CDS encoding TatD family hydrolase, producing MKVIEPHIHMIARTTQDYERMARMHTVACCEQSFWAGYDRTSAQAFHDYFTHISVFEPTRAAQYGIEHYCFICMNPKEAENLSLAREVIAFIPEFLSKPTALGIGEIGLNKNTRNEMTVFAEQVELALQLDQLIWIHTPHLQDKLKGTKMMLDYLTGHGKVDPEKVAFDHCEEHTIGMVRDAGFWASMTIYPVTKNSPARVVDTIEIYGLEKIMVDASGDWGPSDPITLHDAIFEMRKRGHSASHIETVFYNNPCYFLGQNPKFHLRPTLEKERAWGA from the coding sequence ATGAAAGTCATTGAACCCCATATTCACATGATCGCTCGAACCACGCAGGATTACGAGCGGATGGCCAGAATGCATACCGTGGCTTGCTGCGAGCAATCGTTCTGGGCCGGTTACGACCGGACCTCCGCGCAGGCCTTTCACGATTACTTCACGCATATCTCCGTTTTTGAGCCAACCCGCGCCGCTCAATACGGCATTGAACATTACTGCTTCATCTGCATGAACCCGAAAGAGGCGGAAAATCTTTCTCTTGCCAGAGAAGTGATCGCCTTTATCCCCGAATTTTTGAGCAAACCCACCGCCCTTGGCATCGGTGAAATCGGGCTGAACAAAAACACCCGCAACGAGATGACCGTTTTTGCCGAGCAGGTGGAGTTGGCCCTTCAACTGGACCAGCTTATCTGGATTCATACGCCACATCTGCAAGATAAATTAAAAGGCACCAAGATGATGCTCGACTACCTGACCGGCCATGGAAAGGTCGATCCAGAAAAAGTGGCCTTTGACCATTGCGAAGAACATACGATCGGTATGGTTAGGGACGCCGGTTTTTGGGCATCCATGACGATCTACCCGGTCACCAAAAACTCTCCGGCCCGCGTGGTGGACACCATTGAAATCTACGGCCTTGAAAAAATAATGGTGGATGCATCCGGTGACTGGGGCCCTTCGGACCCGATCACCTTGCATGATGCTATTTTTGAAATGCGAAAAAGAGGGCATTCAGCGTCCCATATCGAAACCGTTTTTTATAACAATCCGTGTTATTTTCTCGGCCAAAACCCGAAATTCCACCTGAGACCGACCCTCGAAAAGGAACGGGCATGGGGTGCTTGA
- a CDS encoding PEP-CTERM sorting domain-containing protein — protein MKKLSMVLLTLFLVIGLSGTGNAALMGDLLNGTSITVGDKLFDNWAIEVLIDDAGTFDPTGIEVIGINDNPLNPGLSFLSNGAFYVEDGDWLDIEISFKVTVLNPSLFINGVTLDFSGIMTILGDATWGSLAIGEDIATDASLLSPFGGDVTSFDPWVEWDPGLGIQDYPDSANFNPLSEIWVRKDIFLISYEGGTVDLIDFTQHFSQTPVPEPSTMLLLGFGLVALGGYVRRKRQ, from the coding sequence ATGAAAAAACTAAGCATGGTATTATTAACGTTGTTTTTAGTCATCGGGTTATCCGGCACGGGTAATGCGGCACTGATGGGGGATTTGTTGAACGGCACTTCAATCACGGTCGGGGATAAGCTTTTTGATAATTGGGCCATCGAGGTGCTGATTGATGACGCTGGTACTTTCGATCCGACGGGCATTGAAGTTATCGGGATTAATGATAACCCCTTAAACCCGGGGCTTAGCTTTCTATCAAACGGTGCTTTTTATGTAGAAGATGGCGATTGGCTTGATATTGAAATCAGCTTTAAGGTGACCGTCCTGAATCCCTCTCTTTTTATTAACGGCGTTACTCTCGATTTTTCGGGTATTATGACGATATTGGGTGATGCGACTTGGGGCTCTCTGGCAATCGGGGAAGATATAGCCACTGATGCATCATTACTGAGCCCCTTTGGTGGTGATGTGACATCCTTTGATCCATGGGTTGAATGGGATCCAGGGCTAGGGATTCAAGATTATCCAGATTCAGCGAATTTTAATCCGCTATCGGAAATTTGGGTACGGAAAGATATTTTTCTGATCAGTTATGAGGGCGGTACGGTTGACCTAATCGATTTTACGCAGCATTTCTCACAAACTCCGGTTCCCGAGCCGTCCACCATGTTGTTGCTGGGTTTCGGTTTGGTGGCGCTGGGAGGATATGTGAGAAGAAAAAGACAATAA
- the hemW gene encoding radical SAM family heme chaperone HemW, with protein sequence MGTPPPLAGIYIHIPFCIQKCRYCDFYSITDRHDMERFVSALIREIKLANNHSLLFDTLYFGGGTPSVLPPAAIASLIEAVQETLPLQPEAEITIEVNPGTLTHDHFRMYRDAGVNRLNIGVQSFCEDNLRFLGRVHSADEGRLAIKRAISAGFDNIGLDLIFGLPGQSETEWQDEIAGALAFEPAHLSCYLLTFEPGTPLDQYRCDGRVHPLSEDLAAKLFSVTHRTLSTAGYEHYEISNFAKGKTRRSWHNQKYWLHAPYLGFGPAAHSFLPPQRKWNLKHVTGYIERLNSGQPPAFEAETLSGEQLMIETIYLGLRQSDGVQMEEFNRRFNVRFADQFRTVLEKMSIEGYLSITNQTCALTPKGMLYADTIAAAFAEWID encoded by the coding sequence ATGGGCACTCCCCCCCCCCTGGCAGGCATATATATTCACATTCCCTTTTGCATTCAAAAATGCCGGTACTGTGATTTTTACTCCATCACGGACCGGCATGACATGGAACGCTTTGTTTCCGCCCTGATTCGGGAAATCAAACTGGCCAATAACCATTCACTTTTATTTGACACTCTTTATTTCGGCGGCGGCACGCCATCCGTTTTGCCGCCGGCGGCCATCGCGTCACTCATCGAAGCGGTGCAAGAGACGCTCCCCCTTCAACCCGAAGCTGAAATAACCATCGAAGTCAACCCGGGCACCCTCACGCACGACCATTTTCGAATGTACCGGGATGCCGGCGTCAACCGGCTAAATATCGGCGTTCAATCGTTTTGCGAGGACAACCTTCGATTTCTGGGCCGCGTGCATTCGGCCGACGAAGGCCGGCTCGCCATTAAAAGGGCCATATCCGCCGGGTTTGACAACATCGGGTTGGATCTGATCTTCGGGCTGCCCGGGCAATCCGAAACAGAATGGCAAGATGAAATCGCCGGCGCCCTGGCCTTTGAACCGGCCCACCTCTCCTGCTATCTGCTGACCTTTGAGCCGGGAACACCGCTGGACCAATACCGTTGCGACGGCAGGGTTCATCCCCTATCCGAAGACCTTGCCGCTAAACTGTTTAGTGTCACGCACCGGACGCTGAGCACGGCCGGCTATGAACATTATGAAATATCCAATTTCGCCAAAGGAAAAACCCGCCGTTCCTGGCACAATCAAAAATACTGGCTTCATGCGCCATATCTCGGTTTCGGACCTGCCGCGCATTCCTTCTTACCACCGCAACGCAAATGGAATCTCAAACATGTAACCGGCTATATCGAGCGCCTTAACAGCGGTCAGCCGCCGGCATTTGAGGCCGAGACGCTTTCCGGCGAGCAACTCATGATCGAGACGATATATCTGGGATTGCGACAATCGGATGGCGTGCAGATGGAAGAATTCAACCGCCGGTTTAATGTCCGGTTCGCCGACCAATTCCGCACCGTTCTTGAAAAAATGTCGATCGAAGGCTATCTCTCCATCACAAACCAAACCTGCGCCCTGACGCCGAAAGGCATGCTCTATGCCGACACCATCGCCGCCGCGTTCGCCGAATGGATCGATTAA
- the thiC gene encoding phosphomethylpyrimidine synthase ThiC has protein sequence MTYTTQMDAARKGILTPQMKDVLAKEKITETDLLERVASGKIAIPANKNHASLIGGGIGLGLTTKINVNLGVSEDCCHIDLELRKVQASIDMKADAIMDLSTFGDTRAFRRKVVELCPVMIGTVPVYDAVARYGKTVKDITVDDFFNVVTAHAQDGVDFMTIHAGLNRIAVERIRKNPRLTHIVSRGGSVLLEWMEENQRENPFYEHFDRLLEICREYDITLSLGDGLRPGCLKDATDAPQIQELIFLGELTLQAWERDVQVMIEGPGHVPLNEVVTNMQIEKKLCHGAPFYVLGPVVTDVAPGYDHITSAIGGALAASAGADFLCYVTPAEHLRLPDLNDIKEGIVATRIAAHAADIAKGIPGAMDWDIQMSEARKNLDWEKMLSLAMDPEKASAYRESSQPIDREVCTMCGDLCAVKRSRKILEGYK, from the coding sequence ATGACATACACCACCCAAATGGATGCCGCCAGGAAGGGCATTCTTACCCCTCAGATGAAGGATGTCCTGGCAAAAGAAAAAATCACGGAAACCGACCTGCTGGAACGGGTGGCGAGCGGCAAGATCGCGATTCCAGCCAATAAAAACCATGCCTCGCTTATCGGCGGCGGTATCGGGTTGGGGCTGACCACTAAGATCAATGTCAACCTCGGCGTTTCCGAAGACTGTTGCCATATTGATCTGGAACTAAGAAAAGTTCAGGCATCCATCGACATGAAGGCCGACGCCATCATGGATTTAAGCACCTTCGGCGATACCCGGGCGTTTCGAAGAAAGGTGGTTGAGCTCTGCCCGGTCATGATCGGCACGGTGCCGGTCTATGACGCGGTAGCCCGTTACGGGAAAACTGTCAAAGACATAACGGTGGATGATTTTTTCAATGTGGTGACGGCGCATGCCCAGGACGGTGTGGACTTTATGACCATTCATGCGGGACTCAACCGAATAGCGGTGGAACGAATTCGGAAAAACCCCCGTCTGACCCATATTGTCAGCCGAGGCGGGTCCGTGCTGCTCGAATGGATGGAAGAAAACCAACGGGAAAACCCCTTTTATGAACATTTTGACCGGCTGCTTGAGATCTGCCGGGAATACGACATTACCCTGAGTCTGGGCGATGGTCTTCGCCCGGGCTGCCTCAAAGACGCAACGGACGCGCCGCAAATTCAGGAGCTTATATTTCTGGGAGAGCTGACCCTGCAGGCATGGGAACGGGATGTGCAGGTCATGATCGAGGGCCCGGGTCATGTGCCGCTAAATGAAGTGGTGACCAACATGCAGATCGAAAAAAAGCTCTGCCACGGCGCACCATTTTATGTGTTGGGCCCCGTGGTCACGGATGTGGCGCCCGGATACGATCACATCACCTCGGCCATCGGCGGCGCACTGGCGGCATCGGCCGGCGCGGATTTTCTCTGTTACGTAACCCCTGCGGAACACCTGCGTCTGCCGGATTTAAACGACATCAAGGAAGGCATTGTCGCCACCCGAATCGCCGCCCACGCAGCGGATATCGCCAAAGGCATTCCCGGCGCCATGGATTGGGATATTCAAATGAGCGAGGCCCGAAAGAATCTCGACTGGGAAAAAATGCTCTCGCTGGCAATGGACCCCGAAAAGGCAAGCGCCTACCGGGAATCATCCCAACCGATTGACCGGGAAGTATGCACCATGTGCGGGGATTTATGCGCAGTAAAGCGAAGCCGAAAAATCCTCGAGGGCTATAAATAA